gtcccgggaggaggcagacccagccttttcttTGCTGTGTacgtacgtgctttgcgtatctatttggaccgcacgcagagctttagatgttctgagcagcattttgtctgctttggcggatggtggaaagggaacactgtctccaaacagaggttagcccactgggtcattgacaccatctccctggcctacctgacccaggctgtgcccaccccatgcgggttcgagcacactcgacgagaagtgtggcatcctcgtgggtactggccaatggcacctccctagcctccctgttttatttaaatgtcctTAAGGcacttttatgtatagatttaatTCATTCCTGGCTTTTACTTTTCagttgtttacttttttttttcattgtttcctTTTCTATATATTCCCAGTGGCAGAGATAGGGGGATCCCATTGGCCACCGCACTCGCAGTtgttgttttagtcatttttttttttttttttgcataattgaGTTCTAGAGGTGAAATCACATCTGTACAAACTTAATATATGTGCGTACACCAAGGTCACTGCATTGTATCATTGTATGCACTCACCACAGtccgacgatataaaaatgctgcccgaacatttctgtgccaccacagactgatcgcttgcccctgcctagCCAACCTTTGAAAAACTTCTGGCTCcacctatatatttatattttaaaatgcatatcTTATTGTATTAtacttatattgttatatttagacAATTGTAAATGTCACTGTttactaaatttaaaaaaaattaaaataaaattgccGAAGTGTTTACGCATACGCATTAATTCACCAACACACATACTCGCACAAACATACTCGCGATGTTCTTTTTGTCCCTCCGCAGTACCCGTACGTTCAATGTCGCAGACATAAACAAGATGGCTACTTCCACTAGCTTTATCAAAGGTGCCGCGCTCACTAAAGCAGATTATCTTAAACGATATTTATCTAATGATGAAGCTGGTAAGAagtctaaagaaaagaaaattaagaaGAAACGGCCGAAACACACAGGGAGTGGGTAAATATGAacagaaatgctcttttttttagcTTGCAGTTATCTTACACGACATAACCGAACATAGCTTATATTTCTTATAACTTAGTGTGCCCCAAACTTTCGAGTTTTGCTATGATGCCCAACATTTTTTAGACAACCCATTTCAAACCAACACAACAAGGTTGCTGTCAGTCCAGTGTAAACGCAGCTGAGTAATATCATTCAAATCCTTATTAACAACAGGATGAAAATTGTGGATGATGACATTGATTGGCGGCAACTCGCTGCTCACAACGAAGATGAGAACAAGGATGAAGACGACGAAGAGGCGCCTGTGGTGTGTATATGGATGTTGTTACCttattttaactaaatattttattttactaccaCTCCCAGTGTTATATAAATTACAAGCAATATACAGAAGAAGTTGCGGTGCGTCTTGAACCATTCTGAAAGTCTTACTGAATATGCATTTAAAAAGAATGATACCATGGTACTCCCTACGACAGCAAGGCAATATCATGTTTTGGGGAATGTACTATGGTATTCTTTGATCTAGGAAGTACTCTAAAAATAACCATGGTGTATAAGAAAGCATTGTCTGATGCTTGTCATTGTACCATGGTTTcatcaaattactttttgtgaAGAATTGTTAGCATGAAAGTACATTTCTGTCCAGCTGTGACACTCTGCATCAATGTTAAATGGCTTGGgaatcctcttttttttttagattgcaGAAGTGATAGATGAACGGCCAAATGAGGTTCAGCAGCTGGAGGCATTCCGAACCAGCAACAAATGGAAAGTGATGGGTGGTAAGACATATGATTTTGTACTTGTCCGTACTTTTACGTGTacctttttgtttgtgtgtgtatagtagcaaatataattttttccaaaTTTGTGTTGCACATTGTAGCAAAAGATACAGATGCCCAAGAAAGCGAGGACTCAAAATTAGATCAAAGGTAACTGCCTTCATtctcttacattaattcttattTAGCGGAATTCATTAGTACATACAGTGTAATGTATGTCCCTTTGTTTAGTTCAGACACTGACAGAGGTAGAGTACGGCATGACTCTCCAGAGGGTTCTCCTGTACGAAGGGTGCAGCATGACTCCCCTGACCTGTCGCCCAAAAGGGTTCGCCATGACTCACCTGATCTCTCACCTCAGAGAAGAGGTCATCATGACTTTCCCGATCTTTCGCCCCAGAGACACAgaactgaaaacaaaaacagactaTATGACTCCCCATCGACTTGCCCTCCAAGAAAGGGTATCAAAAGCTCACCCTCCAGAAGGCAGAAGCAGCACAATAAAGGTACAGAGAAACAACCACTAGTTTGGTTATAAATGATTCGCTCCCTGAGCGCTTCACTTATAATATTCTTCACATCTTAAAGGTGATATTAAAATATTGTCTAGCTTTATGTGtatagacaactataagtaaggcatttgtaggttgattccacCAAAAAGTGTGAACACTGTTTATCTGTGATATGTTTTCCATAAAAATCTCTTATGAAATGTGCAgcaaaattttttatatttgctATTTCAGACTCCCCGCACCGAAAAAAGACAAAAGCCAGCTCCTCAAGTGAACTTTCGCCCCCTGGGAGACGAGCCCGGACCGGAAAAGGCTCTGACTCAGACCAGTCCCCTCCACGCAGACGTCCTTATGGCCGACGGGGCTCAGACTCTGATCTTTCTCCACCCAGAAAGCGAGGCCAGGGTGGAAGAGGTTCAGATTCAGATCTTTCTCCTCCCAGAAAGAAGCCCCAGGGGAGCCGTGGATCTGACTCTGACCTGTCTCCACCACGCAAGACACGCTCTGATGGTGGACAGGCAGTAAGTTTAAATATATGCTATATTTAGTAGAGACAAATCATGGTGGCTGACAAGTCATCCAACAACCAACTATCCAACCAGCTTATCTAGACATTTATTAGCAGCAGTGCTTTAGTAAGGGTGCTGTATCTGTTATACATGCATGGTAAAACGCTCTCTTGAAAAATAGTATCTTAAAAATTATCCAAATGAATGCACTATTGCTACATATTGATGTAgactagaggtagactgatatatctgttttacagattaatcggtgcaGATAGCTGCTGTTAGGAACTATCTGTTAtcgttttttgtgttttattcagGCCTATATGTTTTCCTCTGTATCCAATGATGGAAGATTCTACAGTTTGAATGTCTTGGTTCTACTGTGTAACAGCGGCCTTCACGTGGAGATTTGTTGTGTCTAAATCTTTTATcaatgacaatattcatccatatatgTATCTTCACTTCAAGCA
The Xyrauchen texanus isolate HMW12.3.18 chromosome 34, RBS_HiC_50CHRs, whole genome shotgun sequence DNA segment above includes these coding regions:
- the bud13 gene encoding BUD13 homolog → MATSTSFIKGAALTKADYLKRYLSNDEAGKKSKEKKIKKKRPKHTGSGMKIVDDDIDWRQLAAHNEDENKDEDDEEAPVIAEVIDERPNEVQQLEAFRTSNKWKVMGAKDTDAQESEDSKLDQSSDTDRGRVRHDSPEGSPVRRVQHDSPDLSPKRVRHDSPDLSPQRRGHHDFPDLSPQRHRTENKNRLYDSPSTCPPRKGIKSSPSRRQKQHNKDSPHRKKTKASSSSELSPPGRRARTGKGSDSDQSPPRRRPYGRRGSDSDLSPPRKRGQGGRGSDSDLSPPRKKPQGSRGSDSDLSPPRKTRSDGGQAGSRMLSGGAAGLVSVDILRKEKEEIRRREKYNRPLEEQSRNAETVFRDKSGRKRDLDSERVELSKKAEEKAEKDEKYARWGKGLAQDEMQQQNVADAMRETQKPLARHIDDEDLDRMLREQERDGDPMANMLRKKKEKNAKLKGIKEKPCYKGPPPPPNRFNLIPGYRWDGVDRSNGFEQKRYSRMADKKAVQEMAYKWSVEDM